The DNA sequence GCTCGCAAATTGCAATGCATAATGCAAATCAATTTGTAGATATTGCAATGCCATAGGCGTCGCTATAGGTAAGGAAAGTTCACTGACAACGACATTATTAATACATTAATGCTGGAGTTTGCTAGCTAGATCACATTGGTCAATTAGCCTCATTGTTCCTGTTTAAGGTGGCTAAAATGGACTTTAATCGCGATAAACATGATCGAGATAACACTCTATTTTAGCTGTAGCTTTAACAATCCTTTAAATACGCCCTAGTTAAGTGATCTGACTCATAAAAAAAAGCACTTACGTTTTTCTCAGCCTTTTTAATCCTCCTCAAATTAAGTGGGGGTGGAGGAGGTCGGATATTTAAAAAATCCTTAGTATGAATTTGTCTTCAAGGCTGTAGCAATGTGATTACCGCCTTAAAAAATGAAACCAAACTCTTTCAAGGATTTAGAAAATATGAAAAATTTAAATCGTGTTGCTATTGCTGTTTCTGCAGCATTACTTACTTCTGCTGCTGGCGCTGTTGATTTTAACGGTTACATGCGAGCTGGTACTGGCCTTAGTGGTAATAATGGTGAAAATATCAGTTTTGAAAAAAATAAAATTGGCCGTTTAGGTAATGAGAATGATCTTTACGCAGAGTTTGGTTTCCGCCAAGAATTACCAAAAATAGAAGGTATGGAAGATCAGAAGTGGGTTGTTGATGCCATGATAGCGCAGGGTAATTCAGGTAATAATGGTTGGGAAGACGGCGACTTCAATGTTGCGCAATTTAATGTGCAAGCGACAGGTTTGATTGCTAGTGATAAAGAAGCGACGCTGTGGGCGGGTAAGCGTTATTACCAACGTAAAGATATTCACATTACCGATTTCTACTATCTAAATACGTCAGCGGGTGCTGGTGGTGGTATTGAAAATCTAAGTGTTGGTCCTGGTAAACTATCTGCTGCTTGGATGTTAGATGAAGGTACTCAAGAGACTGCCAATGGTATACCACAAGCTGGTGCACCTTCATGGGCTAACGATACTCAAGTAAACGGTAATATTTTTGATGTGCGTTATTCAGGTCTTAACTTATGGAACAATGCGACATTAGAGCTGGCTGGTGTATATAACTTTGCTAATGAAAAAGAAAAGCAAACGATCACCGCGGACGATGGTGTTATGTTAACCGCTATTTTACAACAAGGTTTAAGTAACGGCTTTAACCAAACCGTATTGCAATATGGTACTAGCTCTTATGGTGCACAAATGGCTGACTTAGGCAGTGGTGCTTGGTTTGACCGTTCTGGAGAACAAAATGATGCTAATGGTTATCGTGTGATTAACTGGGGTGTGATGAGCTTTGGCGATAAAATCGAAGTTGGTCATCAGCTAATGTATGCAGCATCAACGGATGCATCATACGGCGATGGTATTACTGGCAGTTCGGTTAAAGTTAAGGGGGATCATAGCTTGATGAGTGCTGTTGTTCGTCCTATGTACAAGTGGAATCAAAATATGAAAACCATCTTAGAATTGGGCGTGTTCTCTGAGTCATATGATGGCCGTGATGATAAAGGTGGTAGCAAAGCGACTATCGCGCAAGCATGGTCGATGGGTGATAGTTTCTGGGCTCGACCTGAGTTACGTGTATTTGCATCATATATAACTGATGATGAAGGAACGACTCTAGGATCAAGTAAAGGCGATAGCGACTACTCTATCGGTATGCAAGTTGAAGCTTGGTTCTAACCTCTCACAAATCGCTTCTATGCGTTATACTTAAAATGCAAGATAGTTAAAGGGGATAATTTTTGTTTGCAGCAAAAACCCTGAATAATAAAGATGCCTAACAGTGAAAGCTGTTAGGTATTTTTTTGGCTAAATTGACTGGCTAGTGCTATCGCTAGGTAACCATGTGTTAAGCGCCTTACTTAGTCGTTCTGGAGAAATAGGTTTAGTGATATAATCATCCATGCCAGCGGCAAGGCATTTCTCTCGGTCGCCCTGCATCGCATTGGCTGTCATGGCGATGATAGGAATTTTATGGTTCATCTTTGTCTGAAAACTGCGAATCAGTGTGACTGCCTCGTAACCATCCATTATCGGCATTTGGCAATCCATTAGCACTAAGTCGTAAGTTTTGCTTTCAAGCGCATGCACAGCTTCTTGGCCGTTATTGACGACATCTGCGAAAAAGCCTAATTTTTTCAGGACCCCCGTTGCAACCAGTTGGTTAGTAAGGCTATCTTCGGCAAGTAAAATACGAACATTTTTACGCGTAGTTGGTGGTATTGGATATTCGGTAACGGCTGTTGTTATCATGTTTAATTGTGTTTGTGATGGCGCTTGTGCTTTGGCAAAGCGAGCAGTAAACCAGAATTCAGCCCCTTTACCTTCTTCGCTGATAATTCCAATTTCCCCTCCCATCAATTCGGATAATTGTTTTGATATAGAAAGGCCCAAACCGGAACCGCCATATTTGCGAGTCGTCGATGAATCTACCTGGGTGAATTTATCGAACAGTCGCTTTTGTCGATCTTCAGGTATACCTATACCAGTATCTTTTATTGAAAATCGAAGTTCCATTTCATTTTCTGTTGCTGATAATAAGGTGACCAAAATAATAACTTTGCCCTTCGAGGTAAACTTAATCGCATTGCCTAGTAGATTCGTTAATACCTGTCTTAAGCGTTCAGGGTCACCTTGAGCGTATATCGGCACTTGGGAGGCTATCTCGCAGTTAAACTCTAAGCCTTCGGCTTGAACTTGCTGAGAGTGCAGAGTACATAAATTATGAATTATTGCGTGTAAATCAAAATCGATGATTTCTAAATCCAGCTGACCCGCTTCAATCTTGGAAAAGTCGAGAATATCGTTAATGAGGCTCAGTAATGATTCGCCGCTGGCGCGAGCTATTTGTGCATAGTGGCGCTGTTCGTCCTTGAGCTGTGTATCTAGCAGTAAATCGAGCATTCCGATAACACCATTCATAGGTGTGCGGATCTCGTGGCTCATATTAGCGAGAAACTCACTTTTGGCGCTGTTCGATTCCTCGGCTTTTTTCGCAAGTATGCTCGTGGTGACAATATTCTCGAGCAGTTCTTCATTCATACCGCTGATTTTCTTCGCCATTATGTTGGCACGGGTCTTCTCATTACTTGCCTGTAGTGCAGATTGCATAGCTTCATTTTTGCTGATGAGTAGTGATTCTTGGCTATTTAAAATATTGTTGCGCATGATATTAAAATTTTCGGTTAGCTGACCAATTTCATCCTTTGAAACGGGCGGTAAACTAATGTCAAAATTACCGTTGGCCAATTCCTTAGTCGCTTGTTTTAGTTTTAATATTGGCAATTGGATTAATTGGTTCTGCATAAACAATTCAATGCATATAATGAGCAGCATCATTAGGATTAAAAAAATTTTAAGTTCCAAAATACGCCGTTCGGTAAACTCGTGTTTGGCGGCCCAATCGATGTGTAGTGTAAGATATCCTACAGTAATATCTTCATTTACCAATGGATAATCAATCTTAATATGGTTGGCATGTTGTTCTGACAGGGCGACTTCATTTGATGAAAAAAGTGGATACTTTTGTTTTCTATCAGCGTCGTATAATGTTAGGTGTGCCCAGTTTTGTTGGTGTAATTGTTTTTGATAATCTAATGATGAAAACAAGGTTGCAAAGTCATTCGCGATTAAATATCTAATCACATCGTTTTCTATAGATTTGATTCCATTTTGCATTTGTTCTCTAAAATCAGCACGCGCATAATTAAATAATTTTGGCGCCCAATACCATTGAATTACACTCGTGAAAATACAAAAACCAACAATGACAGGGACCATTAGCTTTAATTTAATGCTCATTTAGGCCCTTACTTTGGTTGGATGTGAAATCTATCTAAGTTCATGTTTTTTTAAATGGTCCATAATCTATCATAGTGGCAATGGTTACTTGTTGCATAGGAACGCCTTGCAGTAATAAGCGTAACTGAAATGAGAACATGCAAACTTCCTTTTATCGATGACATGCCATTAATTGTAGTAATCGAATTTATAATCACCTCTATATTGTCGATGTGATAAAACTCATCGTCATAAGGTATTAGGGCGTAACAATGAAGTATTGTAGAGGTAAGTCAAAGTGACCAAAATTATGCACAATTAAATCTATATGGCAGCGGTCGTTACGTCTTATATTTCTTGTTCATCGAGGGCACTGAAAATAAGAGAGTAAATAGTGAGGATAATAATTAAGATGTCGAGATGACTTAATTAAATACAAGGGGTAATAGCCAATACCTTGCATATTGGCTAAGTTGATTGAAGCGTCTGAAACCCTATAAATAATTAACTGGTTGTTTCTTTATACAAACGCTGGCAGGCTTGACCATCTTTATGGAACAAGTGGCAGCGATGTGCAGGAATACCAATATCTAATTTCTCGCCAGCTTCAATTGATAGCGTATCAGCAACACGATAAATCACATCTTCATCACTGCCTTCAATGTGTAAATAAACTTGGGTTTCATTACCCAATTTTTCAACCACAATAGTTTCACCGGCAATCACGATATCAGCTTGTTCAACTGAGACTAA is a window from the Moritella sp. F3 genome containing:
- the lamB gene encoding maltoporin LamB — encoded protein: MKNLNRVAIAVSAALLTSAAGAVDFNGYMRAGTGLSGNNGENISFEKNKIGRLGNENDLYAEFGFRQELPKIEGMEDQKWVVDAMIAQGNSGNNGWEDGDFNVAQFNVQATGLIASDKEATLWAGKRYYQRKDIHITDFYYLNTSAGAGGGIENLSVGPGKLSAAWMLDEGTQETANGIPQAGAPSWANDTQVNGNIFDVRYSGLNLWNNATLELAGVYNFANEKEKQTITADDGVMLTAILQQGLSNGFNQTVLQYGTSSYGAQMADLGSGAWFDRSGEQNDANGYRVINWGVMSFGDKIEVGHQLMYAASTDASYGDGITGSSVKVKGDHSLMSAVVRPMYKWNQNMKTILELGVFSESYDGRDDKGGSKATIAQAWSMGDSFWARPELRVFASYITDDEGTTLGSSKGDSDYSIGMQVEAWF
- a CDS encoding ATP-binding protein; this encodes MSIKLKLMVPVIVGFCIFTSVIQWYWAPKLFNYARADFREQMQNGIKSIENDVIRYLIANDFATLFSSLDYQKQLHQQNWAHLTLYDADRKQKYPLFSSNEVALSEQHANHIKIDYPLVNEDITVGYLTLHIDWAAKHEFTERRILELKIFLILMMLLIICIELFMQNQLIQLPILKLKQATKELANGNFDISLPPVSKDEIGQLTENFNIMRNNILNSQESLLISKNEAMQSALQASNEKTRANIMAKKISGMNEELLENIVTTSILAKKAEESNSAKSEFLANMSHEIRTPMNGVIGMLDLLLDTQLKDEQRHYAQIARASGESLLSLINDILDFSKIEAGQLDLEIIDFDLHAIIHNLCTLHSQQVQAEGLEFNCEIASQVPIYAQGDPERLRQVLTNLLGNAIKFTSKGKVIILVTLLSATENEMELRFSIKDTGIGIPEDRQKRLFDKFTQVDSSTTRKYGGSGLGLSISKQLSELMGGEIGIISEEGKGAEFWFTARFAKAQAPSQTQLNMITTAVTEYPIPPTTRKNVRILLAEDSLTNQLVATGVLKKLGFFADVVNNGQEAVHALESKTYDLVLMDCQMPIMDGYEAVTLIRSFQTKMNHKIPIIAMTANAMQGDREKCLAAGMDDYITKPISPERLSKALNTWLPSDSTSQSI